A DNA window from Comamonas fluminis contains the following coding sequences:
- a CDS encoding helix-turn-helix domain-containing protein — protein sequence MDITEVARRSGLSASAIRFYEEKGLIQSLGRQGQRRIFAPQVLDQLAVIALGRTAGFSLQEIATMLPPGQTPQIDRQMLTAKADALEQQIRRLKAVRDGLRHAAVCPETSHLNCDTFRRLMRAASANVGAGKIQTLAPSVSPQRKPRKTSP from the coding sequence ATGGACATTACAGAAGTCGCCAGACGCAGCGGGCTCAGCGCCTCCGCCATTCGTTTTTATGAAGAAAAAGGACTGATCCAGTCCCTAGGCCGCCAGGGGCAGCGGCGCATTTTCGCCCCCCAGGTTCTCGATCAACTGGCCGTCATCGCGCTGGGGCGCACGGCTGGGTTTTCACTGCAGGAGATCGCCACCATGCTGCCGCCGGGGCAAACGCCGCAGATAGATCGCCAGATGCTGACCGCCAAGGCCGATGCGCTGGAGCAGCAGATTCGCCGCCTCAAAGCCGTGCGCGATGGCCTGCGCCACGCAGCTGTCTGCCCAGAAACCAGCCACCTGAACTGCGATACTTTCAGGCGACTGATGCGCGCCGCCAGCGCGAATGTGGGGGCAGGCAAAATTCAAACACTGGCACCATCCGTCAGCCCGCAGCGCAAGCCGCGTAAAACTTCGCCATAA
- a CDS encoding DUF2938 family protein yields MMELNGVMQPMVVATAVGAGATVLMDAWCWWLRRRGIATLDYAMLGRWCGHWLKGRWFHAPIQKSPAIRAEKWLGWLLHYLTGVVFAALWLARCGPWPSVVSALVFGVATVLLPWLVMQPALGAGLAASRTARPWQSRGISLATHAVFGLGMWGAVWLLQVFA; encoded by the coding sequence ATGATGGAGCTGAATGGGGTGATGCAGCCCATGGTGGTGGCAACGGCTGTGGGCGCTGGGGCGACGGTGCTGATGGATGCATGGTGCTGGTGGCTGCGGCGGCGAGGCATTGCCACGCTGGACTACGCCATGCTGGGGCGCTGGTGTGGCCACTGGCTGAAAGGGCGCTGGTTTCATGCGCCGATTCAGAAGTCTCCTGCCATCCGGGCTGAAAAATGGCTGGGCTGGCTGCTGCATTACCTGACGGGCGTGGTGTTTGCCGCACTCTGGCTGGCGCGGTGCGGGCCTTGGCCCAGCGTTGTCTCAGCCTTGGTCTTTGGCGTTGCGACGGTATTGCTGCCCTGGTTGGTCATGCAGCCCGCGCTGGGAGCGGGGCTGGCGGCATCCAGAACGGCAAGGCCCTGGCAAAGCCGTGGCATCAGCCTGGCTACGCATGCGGTCTTTGGCCTGGGAATGTGGGGCGCGGTCTGGCTGCTGCAGGTGTTTGCATAG
- a CDS encoding DUF6882 domain-containing protein: MSEEKQATDWAAWSREAVEMMVAKNAEWPRQFGLEGSPAYRWDLDSATLVLQGALHEVVATVCLVGTTSEAEGSFVWSWANEAIPRQHGEALEVVHDFGRENHLALLTTARIQGGRPEATECLCIAARLQRAMGTFIDKQGDVTLYFTLLHARLASMDDALPN; the protein is encoded by the coding sequence ATGAGCGAAGAAAAGCAAGCCACCGACTGGGCCGCCTGGAGCCGCGAGGCCGTGGAAATGATGGTAGCCAAGAACGCTGAGTGGCCGCGCCAGTTCGGGCTGGAAGGCTCTCCTGCCTATCGCTGGGATCTGGATAGCGCCACGCTGGTGTTGCAAGGGGCGCTGCATGAGGTGGTGGCCACGGTGTGCCTGGTGGGCACGACCAGCGAGGCCGAAGGCAGCTTTGTCTGGAGCTGGGCCAATGAAGCCATTCCCAGACAGCATGGCGAAGCGCTGGAGGTGGTGCACGACTTTGGCCGCGAAAACCATCTGGCCCTGTTGACTACAGCCCGTATTCAGGGCGGCCGCCCGGAGGCGACCGAGTGCCTGTGCATCGCCGCCCGCCTGCAGCGCGCCATGGGCACGTTTATCGACAAGCAGGGCGATGTGACGCTGTACTTCACCTTGCTGCATGCGCGGCTGGCGTCCATGGACGACGCCTTGCCGAATTGA